The proteins below are encoded in one region of Roseovarius sp. THAF27:
- a CDS encoding SRPBCC family protein encodes MDFERAFGADIREVGKGEREGHPTHVVRASRTYRTSQADLWTAITDKQRIERWFGNVFGDFKPGGRFSIEGNADGDIISCDPQHTLALTWEFGGNMSWVTATIQDLEDGALLTLEHELPTDEESEAHWEKYGPGATGVGWEMAMLGLDGHVQTNGQSVIVAGQAWAEGEDGKSRLRFWAEAWGKAHAEDGTPMKIAMETAARTANFYTGEE; translated from the coding sequence GCGAGGTCGGCAAAGGTGAGCGTGAGGGTCACCCCACGCACGTGGTTCGCGCCTCACGCACCTATCGGACCAGTCAGGCCGACTTATGGACTGCAATCACCGATAAACAGCGGATAGAACGCTGGTTCGGTAATGTCTTCGGCGACTTCAAACCCGGTGGACGGTTTTCCATCGAGGGCAACGCAGACGGCGACATAATCTCCTGCGATCCGCAGCATACCTTGGCTCTCACTTGGGAGTTTGGCGGAAACATGAGTTGGGTCACTGCGACGATCCAGGATTTGGAGGACGGCGCGCTGTTGACGCTTGAACACGAACTTCCGACTGACGAGGAAAGCGAAGCGCATTGGGAGAAATATGGCCCCGGCGCAACAGGCGTTGGCTGGGAAATGGCAATGCTGGGGCTGGACGGCCATGTGCAAACGAACGGCCAAAGTGTGATTGTGGCGGGTCAGGCATGGGCAGAAGGAGAAGACGGCAAGAGCAGGTTGCGTTTCTGGGCGGAGGCATGGGGGAAGGCCCATGCTGAAGATGGCACGCCCATGAAGATCGCGATGGAAACTGCCGCTCGCACCGCAAATTTCTACACCGGGG